Proteins from a genomic interval of Phycisphaerae bacterium:
- a CDS encoding 4Fe-4S binding protein translates to MRTRRRIVQVGFLVLTLVAVFVVKGNAEKWCPFGGVEALYNYATEGNLICSLGISNFYILAGVLVCTLLMRRVFCGYMCPIGTISEVLGRLATRLGLQPRRVPGPVDSSLALLKYVVVAVVILITWRASELEFRAFDPCYALIGRHGEDITFWAYVVAGAIVIGSLLATMPFCRWLCPLAAVLNPFSRFGLARVKRSEETCTQCGQCSRVCPMAIPVASVRQVTHARCLSCLNCVDACPAVEKGAISWGPPGPPRRAWPQAVLLAVLLACIGSAVAAVYAFPMPSFQLTRGVIPAQTATLDLRVTELTCRGRATLFTERFLWRDDMLAVPGYLKVEAWPGPGKAYVRVIYDPEETDAESIRQAIVEPYFDSESKVWQGSPFTIDGYDSLGLDDVVGESQPTR, encoded by the coding sequence ATGAGAACGCGGCGGCGCATTGTTCAGGTCGGGTTCCTGGTTCTGACCTTGGTGGCCGTGTTCGTCGTGAAGGGTAACGCGGAGAAGTGGTGCCCCTTCGGCGGCGTCGAGGCCCTGTACAACTACGCCACCGAAGGCAACCTGATCTGCTCGCTGGGGATCTCCAACTTCTACATCCTCGCGGGCGTGCTGGTCTGCACGCTGCTCATGCGACGGGTGTTCTGTGGCTACATGTGCCCGATCGGCACGATTTCCGAGGTGCTCGGTCGTCTGGCCACCCGGCTCGGCCTCCAGCCCAGACGGGTGCCCGGGCCGGTGGACAGTAGTCTGGCCCTGCTTAAGTATGTGGTTGTGGCCGTCGTGATCCTGATCACTTGGCGGGCCAGCGAGTTGGAGTTCAGGGCATTCGATCCCTGCTACGCCCTGATTGGTCGGCATGGCGAGGACATCACCTTCTGGGCCTACGTGGTTGCGGGGGCCATCGTGATTGGCTCGCTGCTGGCCACCATGCCGTTCTGCCGCTGGCTGTGCCCGCTGGCCGCGGTACTCAACCCGTTCTCCCGGTTCGGCCTTGCCCGCGTGAAGCGGAGCGAAGAGACCTGCACGCAGTGCGGCCAGTGCTCGCGCGTGTGCCCGATGGCCATTCCGGTGGCCAGTGTGAGGCAAGTCACCCACGCCCGGTGCCTGTCGTGCCTCAACTGTGTGGATGCATGCCCGGCAGTCGAAAAGGGGGCCATCAGTTGGGGACCGCCCGGACCGCCCCGCCGAGCGTGGCCGCAAGCCGTCCTGCTCGCCGTCCTGCTCGCCTGCATCGGAAGCGCGGTGGCGGCTGTTTACGCCTTCCCCATGCCGTCCTTCCAGCTAACCCGCGGCGTTATCCCGGCCCAAACGGCCACACTCGATTTGAGGGTCACCGAACTGACCTGCCGAGGCCGGGCGACCCTGTTCACCGAGCGATTTCTGTGGCGCGACGACATGCTGGCCGTCCCCGGCTATCTGAAGGTTGAGGCCTGGCCCGGCCCAGGGAAAGCTTATGTCCGGGTGATCTACGATCCCGAGGAGACGGACGCGGAGTCGATCAGGCAAGCGATTGTCGAGCCTTACTTTGATTCCGAAAGTAAAGTTTGGCAGGGGTCGCCGTTTACGATTGACGGCTACGATTCCCTTGGTCTGGATGACGTGGTTGGGGAGAGCCAACCGACCCGGTGA
- a CDS encoding prepilin-type N-terminal cleavage/methylation domain-containing protein, giving the protein MNASPHGFTGRTTHHRGFTLIEVLVVVAIIALLLSILLPSLGNARGQAKRVVCMANLHNIYNAILMYKDSNSDRIPEWTAVGNWYFRRPPGMKDPDDPRSLPETYGLNALLAGVRPAERGEIRDRRLYLSAYSDIWRCPGAHPQMWERYRNTYAWLKVTIAAGEEVGNIPTNIYTQLLLKGKRYASGKVWNASKMPIVQDNTSFGPGACGFRGAASWSNSYRLPEAIAKAYPHAYGGRKGSDATVILWLDGNAGRPGGKAGL; this is encoded by the coding sequence ATGAATGCGAGCCCGCACGGATTCACAGGCAGGACCACGCACCATCGTGGATTCACCTTGATTGAAGTCCTTGTGGTGGTTGCCATCATCGCCTTGCTGCTCTCGATTCTGTTGCCGTCGCTCGGCAATGCGCGTGGCCAAGCCAAGCGAGTCGTGTGCATGGCCAACCTGCACAACATCTACAACGCGATCCTGATGTATAAGGACAGCAACTCCGACCGGATACCCGAATGGACCGCGGTGGGTAACTGGTACTTCAGACGGCCGCCCGGCATGAAGGACCCCGATGATCCCCGCTCGTTACCCGAGACATACGGCCTGAATGCTCTGCTGGCCGGCGTCCGGCCGGCGGAGAGAGGAGAAATCAGAGACAGACGGCTCTACCTGAGTGCCTACTCGGACATTTGGCGGTGCCCGGGCGCGCATCCGCAGATGTGGGAGCGGTACAGGAACACCTACGCGTGGCTCAAGGTGACCATTGCGGCAGGCGAGGAAGTCGGCAATATACCCACCAACATCTACACCCAGCTGCTGTTGAAGGGCAAGCGGTATGCCAGTGGCAAGGTTTGGAACGCATCAAAAATGCCTATCGTCCAGGACAACACATCCTTCGGGCCAGGGGCGTGCGGTTTCCGCGGGGCCGCAAGTTGGAGCAACTCCTACAGATTGCCGGAAGCCATCGCCAAAGCCTACCCCCACGCTTACGGCGGCAGGAAAGGGAGCGACGCGACGGTCATCCTCTGGCTCGACGGGAATGCCGGCCGTCCGGGTGGCAAGGCGGGCCTGTAA
- a CDS encoding GNAT family N-acetyltransferase, whose amino-acid sequence MGSEPASGITQAATVLSFAGEDADYAAWDDFVVHHPRGHYFQLHGWLSSYRPMGLDCEVLTLKRGGQIVAGAAFTHFKLPLVDRRVAILPHGPVCDEPGNGEWREVMAGLERRFVSDKVAYVQAWPPVRLGDEQGLGLYRRAGYVGGRLFHAHEFSSTLLSVDLTRSEDRVLAESRRNTRYYGRKSRTTGLGLHLGTTAEDLVRSYEVWLENGAYHGYEVRPLSSFQIVLNRLIVKDRAHLIQAWRGDRIAGSILVLFAGRVAVYAQGGMRREFESCYPGEFMHLEAMRLGRERGCLAYDFNNWGTEGTTLFKAGFRPMEHRWSEPVTRVYRPLTARFVSWGEVYCRPLLRAIARRRANRQA is encoded by the coding sequence ATGGGCTCGGAGCCGGCTTCCGGAATCACCCAGGCGGCGACCGTTCTGTCGTTCGCCGGCGAGGACGCGGACTACGCGGCGTGGGATGACTTCGTCGTCCACCATCCTCGTGGGCACTACTTCCAGCTTCATGGCTGGCTTTCGTCGTATCGGCCGATGGGTCTGGATTGTGAGGTTCTGACCCTCAAGCGGGGGGGGCAGATCGTCGCCGGGGCTGCATTCACCCACTTCAAGTTGCCGCTCGTGGACCGACGGGTTGCCATTCTCCCGCATGGACCAGTCTGCGATGAGCCGGGTAACGGCGAATGGCGCGAGGTGATGGCCGGTCTGGAACGACGGTTTGTCAGCGACAAGGTTGCCTACGTGCAGGCGTGGCCGCCGGTTCGGCTGGGCGACGAACAGGGGCTGGGTTTGTACCGGCGGGCTGGTTATGTCGGCGGGCGGCTGTTCCATGCTCACGAGTTCAGTTCCACACTACTCTCAGTTGACTTGACTCGGTCGGAGGACCGAGTGCTGGCGGAGTCGCGGCGGAACACACGCTACTACGGGCGCAAGAGCAGGACGACCGGGCTGGGCCTCCATTTGGGTACGACGGCCGAGGACTTGGTCCGATCCTACGAGGTCTGGCTCGAGAACGGGGCCTACCACGGTTATGAGGTTCGTCCCCTGTCGAGCTTCCAGATTGTTCTGAATCGCCTCATCGTGAAGGATCGGGCGCATCTCATCCAGGCGTGGAGGGGTGATCGCATCGCCGGTTCGATCCTCGTCCTTTTCGCCGGTCGTGTGGCGGTCTACGCCCAAGGAGGGATGCGGCGGGAGTTCGAGTCGTGCTATCCGGGCGAGTTCATGCATCTGGAGGCGATGCGGCTGGGCAGAGAGCGTGGCTGCCTGGCCTACGATTTCAACAACTGGGGCACCGAGGGGACCACGCTGTTCAAGGCCGGCTTCCGGCCGATGGAGCATCGCTGGTCGGAGCCTGTGACCCGAGTATACCGGCCGCTCACGGCGAGGTTCGTTTCGTGGGGTGAGGTGTATTGTCGGCCGCTGCTGCGCGCCATAGCCCGGCGGCGTGCGAATCGGCAGGCATGA